From the Halalkalicoccus sp. CGA53 genome, one window contains:
- a CDS encoding thioredoxin family protein: MALVDSETELDHGDVAPDFELPGVDGETHSVASFSDNEALLVVFTCNHCPYAKAKFETLNDLAAEYDEVAVVGINPNSTEIKPEDSFERMVELVEDGTIAYDAYLRDESQEVAAAYGAECTPDPFLFAREDREFRLVYHGRLDDAMNPEDEPTEHTIHEAIESALAGEAVDVEEVPSRGCSIKWDEE, translated from the coding sequence ATGGCACTCGTCGACTCCGAGACCGAACTGGACCACGGCGACGTCGCCCCGGACTTCGAGCTTCCGGGGGTCGACGGCGAGACGCACAGTGTAGCGTCGTTCTCGGACAACGAAGCGTTGCTCGTGGTGTTCACCTGCAACCACTGTCCGTACGCGAAGGCGAAGTTCGAGACGCTGAACGACCTGGCCGCCGAGTACGACGAGGTGGCGGTCGTCGGGATCAACCCCAACAGTACGGAGATCAAACCCGAGGACTCCTTCGAGCGGATGGTCGAGCTAGTCGAGGACGGCACGATCGCCTACGACGCCTACCTCAGGGACGAGTCCCAGGAGGTCGCGGCGGCCTACGGCGCGGAGTGCACGCCCGATCCGTTCCTGTTCGCGAGAGAGGACCGGGAGTTCCGGCTGGTGTATCACGGCAGGCTCGACGACGCGATGAACCCCGAGGACGAGCCGACCGAACACACGATTCACGAGGCGATCGAGAGCGCGCTCGCGGGCGAGGCGGTCGACGTCGAGGAGGTACCCTCGCGGGGCTGTTCGATCAAGTGGGACGAGGAGTAG
- a CDS encoding pyridoxal phosphate-dependent aminotransferase has translation MRRAERVERVGPSGIRRFFELAEEREDVISLGVGEPDFAAPWAAREAAIASLEAGRTSYTANRGLRELRDEIADHVTRYGFSYDPSEEVLVTTGVSEAVDVALRAFVDPGDLVAVAQPAYISYEPGVVFAGGEVLPVPTREEEAFTLTYDALERAGAGEASVLMLCYPNNPTGAVMDRGEIEEVARFAREHDLLVLSDEIYADLTYEGEHASIAACEGMRERTIVFNGFSKAYAMTGLRLGYALGPPSGIAAMNRVHQYAMLSAPTTAQYAALAALRDCGDDVREMVGAFDRRRHYMLARFSEMGLSCFEAKGAFYLFPEVPGDDDAFAEGLLEEQGVAVVPGSVFGEGGAGHLRVSYATGMASLREAADRIEAYLQGR, from the coding sequence ATGAGACGGGCCGAACGCGTCGAGCGGGTCGGACCGTCGGGCATCCGCAGGTTCTTCGAACTCGCCGAGGAGCGAGAGGACGTGATCTCGCTCGGCGTGGGCGAGCCCGACTTCGCCGCGCCGTGGGCCGCCCGCGAGGCGGCCATCGCGAGTCTCGAGGCCGGGAGGACCTCCTACACCGCGAACCGGGGTCTGAGAGAGCTCCGGGATGAGATCGCCGACCACGTCACCCGCTACGGCTTCTCCTACGATCCGAGCGAGGAGGTGCTGGTGACGACGGGCGTGAGCGAGGCGGTCGACGTCGCGCTCCGCGCGTTCGTCGATCCCGGTGATCTAGTGGCCGTCGCCCAGCCGGCGTACATCTCCTACGAGCCCGGGGTGGTCTTCGCCGGGGGCGAGGTGCTCCCCGTGCCGACGCGCGAGGAGGAGGCCTTCACCCTCACCTACGACGCACTGGAGCGGGCGGGCGCGGGGGAGGCGTCGGTGCTGATGCTCTGTTACCCGAACAACCCCACCGGGGCGGTGATGGACCGGGGTGAGATCGAGGAGGTCGCCCGGTTCGCCCGCGAGCACGACCTGCTGGTACTCTCGGACGAGATCTACGCCGACCTGACCTACGAGGGCGAACACGCCTCGATCGCGGCCTGCGAGGGCATGCGCGAGCGGACGATCGTCTTCAACGGCTTCTCGAAGGCGTACGCGATGACGGGGCTCAGGCTCGGCTACGCGCTCGGACCACCGAGTGGAATCGCCGCGATGAACCGGGTCCACCAGTACGCGATGCTCTCGGCGCCGACGACCGCCCAGTACGCCGCGCTGGCGGCGCTCCGGGACTGCGGGGACGACGTGCGGGAGATGGTCGGCGCGTTCGACCGCCGGCGTCACTACATGCTCGCGCGCTTCTCCGAGATGGGGCTGTCCTGTTTCGAGGCGAAAGGGGCCTTTTACCTCTTTCCCGAGGTGCCCGGCGACGACGACGCGTTCGCCGAGGGGTTGTTGGAGGAACAGGGGGTCGCGGTGGTCCCGGGATCGGTCTTCGGCGAGGGCGGCGCCGGCCATCTCAGGGTATCGTACGCGACGGGAATGGCGAGCCTTCGCGAGGCAGCGGATCGGATCGAGGCGTATCTACAAGGACGCTGA
- a CDS encoding OsmC family protein, whose amino-acid sequence MSKQVTTVSEEGFSSTNEIRDFETTIDPNGEEGADTLESLLAAYASCYVPALRVGARQRDADDLGRIEIGSMGELNDDDKLDSIRFDIRVEGDIDDETGEKVIERAFELCKVHDALKESLHAETSFEGNAF is encoded by the coding sequence ATGTCGAAACAGGTAACCACCGTCTCCGAGGAAGGGTTCAGCTCGACGAACGAGATCCGCGACTTCGAGACGACGATCGACCCGAACGGTGAGGAGGGAGCCGACACGCTCGAGAGCCTGCTCGCCGCCTACGCCTCCTGCTACGTCCCGGCGCTGCGCGTCGGGGCTCGACAGCGCGACGCCGACGACCTCGGTCGGATCGAGATCGGGTCGATGGGCGAGCTCAACGACGACGACAAACTCGACTCCATCCGCTTCGACATCCGTGTCGAGGGGGACATCGACGACGAGACGGGGGAGAAGGTCATCGAGCGGGCGTTCGAGCTCTGTAAGGTCCACGACGCGCTCAAGGAGAGTCTGCACGCCGAGACGTCGTTCGAGGGCAACGCGTTCTAG
- the dhaK gene encoding dihydroxyacetone kinase subunit DhaK has product MKKLINEPGAVVSEMLDGMVAAHSGLGRLEGTEVLVRSDGPVSGKVGIVSGGGSGHEPTHAGYVGEGMLDGAAAGEVFTSPTADELGELVSACDGGSGVLCVVKNYEGDVMNFETAMELAELEGDVEVDSVVVDDDVAVEDSLYTSGRRGVCGTIFVHKAAGAAAHRGDDLADVKAIAEEVNDRAGTMGMALTSCTTPEKGEPTFELGDEEIELGIGIHGEPGVERTGVMSADEVTEELASHVLDDLELEEGAEVATIVNGMGGTPLMELYVVNRRLQGLLGEQGIGTWDAWVGDYMTSLDMCGCSITVLELSEELKQLLAYPVDTPAMTVVGGD; this is encoded by the coding sequence ATGAAGAAACTGATCAACGAGCCGGGGGCGGTCGTGAGCGAGATGCTCGACGGGATGGTGGCGGCGCATTCGGGACTCGGGCGACTGGAGGGGACGGAGGTGCTCGTTCGCTCGGACGGGCCGGTCTCGGGAAAAGTGGGGATCGTCTCGGGTGGGGGCAGCGGTCACGAGCCGACGCACGCGGGCTACGTCGGCGAGGGGATGCTCGACGGGGCGGCGGCGGGCGAGGTGTTCACTTCCCCGACCGCCGACGAGCTGGGCGAGTTGGTGAGCGCCTGTGACGGCGGGAGCGGCGTGCTCTGTGTGGTGAAGAACTACGAGGGCGACGTGATGAACTTCGAGACGGCGATGGAGCTCGCGGAGCTGGAGGGGGACGTCGAGGTCGATTCGGTGGTAGTGGACGACGACGTCGCGGTCGAGGACTCGCTCTACACCTCCGGTCGGCGCGGCGTCTGCGGGACGATCTTCGTCCACAAGGCCGCCGGCGCGGCGGCCCACCGCGGCGACGACCTCGCGGACGTGAAGGCGATCGCGGAGGAGGTGAACGACCGCGCCGGGACGATGGGGATGGCGCTCACCTCCTGTACGACGCCCGAGAAGGGCGAGCCGACGTTCGAGCTGGGAGACGAGGAGATCGAACTCGGCATCGGCATCCACGGCGAGCCGGGCGTCGAGCGAACCGGGGTGATGAGCGCGGACGAGGTGACCGAGGAGCTCGCGAGCCACGTCCTCGACGACCTCGAACTGGAAGAGGGTGCGGAGGTCGCGACGATCGTCAACGGGATGGGCGGAACCCCGCTGATGGAGCTCTACGTGGTGAACCGGCGGCTCCAGGGACTCCTCGGCGAGCAGGGGATCGGGACCTGGGACGCCTGGGTCGGCGACTACATGACCTCGCTGGACATGTGTGGCTGTTCGATCACGGTTCTGGAGCTCAGCGAGGAGCTGAAGCAACTGCTCGCGTACCCGGTCGACACCCCGGCGATGACGGTCGTCGGTGGGGACTAA
- a CDS encoding metal-dependent hydrolase, with protein MELTWHGHSTWHVSVGGTDLLIDPFFDNPKTDLEPGEIDTPDYVLLTHGHADHIAHAGEFSEATLVATPELVSYCEEEFGFEEAVGGMGMNIGGTVECGDAYVTMHRADHTNGIMTEYDASAGMPAGYVISDTKPTQVADEDSTSFYHAGDTGLMTEMREVIGPYLEPDAAALPVGDHFTMGPWQAAIAADWLGVDHVFPMHYDTFPPIEISTEAFENEVAASGADCEVHVLAGDESVDLEA; from the coding sequence ATGGAGCTCACTTGGCACGGCCACTCGACGTGGCACGTCTCGGTCGGCGGGACCGACCTGCTGATCGACCCGTTCTTCGACAACCCGAAGACCGACCTCGAACCCGGAGAGATAGACACCCCGGACTACGTGCTGCTCACCCACGGCCACGCCGACCACATCGCCCACGCGGGGGAGTTCTCCGAGGCGACGCTGGTCGCGACGCCCGAACTCGTCTCTTACTGCGAGGAGGAGTTCGGCTTCGAGGAGGCCGTCGGCGGGATGGGGATGAACATCGGCGGCACGGTCGAGTGCGGCGACGCCTACGTGACGATGCACCGCGCCGATCACACGAACGGCATCATGACCGAGTACGACGCAAGCGCGGGGATGCCCGCTGGCTACGTGATCAGCGACACGAAGCCGACGCAGGTCGCCGACGAGGACTCGACCAGCTTCTACCACGCCGGCGACACCGGGCTGATGACCGAGATGCGCGAGGTGATCGGCCCGTACCTGGAACCCGACGCCGCGGCGCTGCCGGTCGGTGACCACTTCACGATGGGGCCGTGGCAGGCGGCGATCGCGGCGGACTGGCTCGGCGTCGATCACGTCTTCCCGATGCACTACGACACGTTCCCGCCGATCGAGATCAGTACGGAAGCGTTCGAGAACGAGGTCGCGGCGAGCGGGGCCGACTGCGAGGTCCACGTCCTCGCGGGCGACGAGTCGGTCGATCTCGAGGCGTGA
- the dhaM gene encoding dihydroxyacetone kinase phosphoryl donor subunit DhaM codes for MVGIVIVSHSEKAAEGIREVATEMGGDARIEAVGGTDDGRIGTSPEPISRAIADAADGNGVVVLVDLGSAVMNAEIAIEEAELEEEVVLADAPVMEGALNAAVAAGAPDATVESVRMAAEDAQRVKKFG; via the coding sequence ATGGTCGGGATCGTTATCGTCTCGCACAGCGAGAAGGCAGCGGAGGGGATACGGGAAGTGGCGACGGAGATGGGCGGCGACGCCCGGATCGAGGCCGTCGGCGGGACTGACGATGGGAGAATCGGAACATCGCCCGAGCCGATCAGCCGGGCGATCGCAGACGCCGCCGACGGGAACGGCGTCGTGGTGCTCGTCGATCTCGGGAGCGCCGTGATGAACGCCGAGATCGCGATCGAAGAGGCCGAGCTAGAGGAGGAAGTGGTGCTCGCCGACGCCCCCGTGATGGAGGGTGCGCTGAACGCCGCCGTCGCGGCGGGTGCGCCCGACGCCACCGTCGAGTCGGTCCGGATGGCTGCCGAGGACGCCCAGCGGGTGAAGAAGTTCGGCTGA
- a CDS encoding NAD(P)/FAD-dependent oxidoreductase — MDVAIVGGGIVGLASAYELARHDCAVTVFEKGSLGMGSTARAAGGIRKQFSTRVNVELSLASIPTWDSFEERFGVDIAFRRHGYLFLAREGATEETLRENVSMQNDLGVPSELLSPEEARGHCPGLRADRFRACSYCASDGIADPNLAVQGYAQAVREAGVEVRTKTAVTELLTEDGRVTGLVADGEHVDADRVVLAAGAWSRKLARSVDLDLPIAPRRRSIAVVDPESPVPETDPLTADLDTGAYFLPEREGIAFVGGQIGEDPDVDPDSYGEGIEMLWAAEAVERAGDLATYFGPDSRIRRGWSGLYAVTPDSYPVIEESLPGLITAAGFSGHGFMHAPATGTIVSELVTEREAATVDIAPLSSDRFEEDVRAERNVV; from the coding sequence ATGGACGTCGCGATCGTCGGCGGGGGGATCGTCGGGCTGGCGAGCGCGTACGAACTCGCCCGGCACGACTGTGCGGTCACCGTCTTCGAGAAGGGATCGCTCGGTATGGGATCCACCGCCCGGGCAGCCGGCGGCATCCGGAAACAGTTCTCGACGAGGGTGAACGTGGAGCTCTCGCTCGCGAGCATCCCCACGTGGGACTCCTTCGAGGAACGTTTCGGCGTGGACATCGCCTTCCGCCGCCACGGCTACCTCTTTCTCGCACGCGAGGGAGCCACCGAGGAGACGCTCCGCGAGAACGTCTCGATGCAGAACGATCTCGGAGTACCCTCGGAGCTCCTCTCGCCCGAGGAGGCACGCGGACACTGTCCTGGCCTTCGTGCCGACCGGTTCCGAGCCTGCTCGTACTGCGCGAGCGACGGTATCGCCGACCCGAACCTGGCGGTACAGGGCTACGCACAGGCTGTCCGCGAGGCGGGCGTCGAGGTCCGGACGAAGACGGCCGTCACCGAACTCCTGACGGAGGACGGGCGCGTGACGGGACTCGTCGCCGACGGCGAGCACGTCGACGCGGATCGGGTCGTCCTGGCCGCTGGCGCGTGGTCCCGGAAACTCGCTCGGTCCGTGGATCTCGACCTCCCGATCGCACCGAGACGTCGCTCCATCGCCGTCGTCGATCCCGAGTCTCCAGTCCCCGAAACGGACCCGCTCACGGCGGATCTCGACACGGGGGCGTACTTCCTGCCCGAACGAGAGGGTATCGCGTTCGTCGGCGGACAGATCGGCGAGGACCCGGACGTCGACCCCGATAGCTACGGCGAAGGGATCGAGATGCTGTGGGCAGCGGAGGCCGTCGAGCGCGCGGGCGATCTCGCGACCTACTTCGGCCCCGATTCCCGGATCCGACGGGGCTGGTCCGGGCTCTACGCCGTCACGCCAGACAGCTATCCGGTGATCGAGGAGAGCCTGCCCGGACTGATCACCGCCGCCGGTTTTTCCGGGCACGGCTTCATGCACGCGCCCGCGACGGGGACGATCGTTTCAGAACTCGTGACCGAGAGAGAGGCCGCCACCGTGGACATCGCGCCGCTTTCGAGCGACCGGTTCGAGGAGGACGTCCGAGCCGAACGGAACGTGGTGTGA
- a CDS encoding DUF7557 family protein yields the protein MVQVELSEETIERLDTLREEEESYDELVTELINIYEASERTLFHSGG from the coding sequence ATGGTTCAGGTCGAACTCTCGGAGGAGACGATCGAACGGCTCGACACGCTCAGGGAGGAAGAGGAGTCCTACGACGAACTCGTGACCGAGCTGATCAACATCTACGAGGCGAGCGAGCGGACGCTCTTTCACTCCGGCGGCTGA
- a CDS encoding enolase C-terminal domain-like protein, whose translation MAPTITGIELTEFAYELEDVGTDDLGFNLVYEPGHTLETSQLAIRVHTDLDVTGEYVLATSTAPDQVRKYAKYLVGRDPFERERHWSEIKRALRKYDRMGIGPLDIALWDIAGKHYDAPIHELLGTYRTELPTYASTYHADDNGGLDSPEAFADFAEECLGMGYPGFKIHGWGGSDEARDIDREVETVTAVGERVGSEMDLMYDPACEYETFADALAVGRTCDEAGFFWYEDPYRDGGISQHSHGKLRELLDTPLLLTEHVRGLEPYTDFLANGATDFARADPEYDGGITGAMKRTRVAEGLGLDVEFHAPGPAQRHCIAATRNANYYELALVHPDCANTQPPVYEGEYSDQLDAISSNGTVPVPDGPGLGVEYDWEYIEANEVVSHGYGEV comes from the coding sequence ATGGCACCGACGATCACCGGCATCGAACTGACCGAGTTCGCCTACGAACTGGAGGACGTCGGCACCGACGACCTCGGCTTCAACCTCGTCTACGAGCCCGGACACACCCTCGAGACCTCACAGCTCGCGATCCGCGTCCACACCGACCTCGATGTTACGGGAGAGTACGTCCTCGCGACCTCCACGGCACCCGACCAGGTCAGGAAGTACGCGAAGTATCTCGTTGGAAGGGACCCGTTCGAGCGCGAGCGCCACTGGAGCGAGATCAAGCGCGCGCTCAGGAAGTACGACCGAATGGGGATCGGACCGCTCGACATCGCTCTCTGGGATATCGCGGGGAAACACTACGACGCGCCGATCCACGAACTGCTCGGCACCTACCGAACCGAACTCCCGACCTACGCGTCGACGTATCACGCCGACGACAACGGCGGCCTCGACTCGCCGGAGGCGTTCGCCGACTTCGCCGAGGAGTGTCTGGGGATGGGCTACCCGGGGTTCAAGATCCACGGCTGGGGAGGCAGTGACGAGGCCCGCGATATCGATCGAGAGGTCGAGACGGTGACGGCGGTGGGAGAGCGCGTCGGGAGCGAGATGGACCTGATGTACGATCCGGCCTGCGAGTACGAGACGTTCGCCGACGCCCTCGCGGTCGGCAGAACGTGTGACGAGGCGGGCTTCTTCTGGTACGAGGACCCGTACAGGGATGGAGGGATCAGCCAGCATTCCCACGGGAAACTACGAGAGCTGCTCGACACGCCGCTTCTCCTGACCGAGCACGTCAGGGGGCTCGAGCCGTACACCGACTTCCTCGCGAACGGCGCGACCGACTTCGCCCGGGCGGACCCCGAGTACGACGGCGGCATCACCGGCGCGATGAAACGCACGCGGGTCGCGGAGGGGTTGGGCCTCGACGTCGAGTTCCACGCGCCCGGCCCCGCCCAGCGTCACTGCATCGCCGCGACGCGCAACGCCAACTACTACGAACTCGCGCTCGTCCACCCGGACTGTGCGAACACGCAGCCGCCGGTCTACGAGGGTGAGTACTCCGATCAGCTCGACGCGATCAGCTCGAACGGAACGGTCCCGGTGCCCGATGGCCCCGGACTCGGGGTCGAGTACGACTGGGAGTACATCGAGGCGAACGAGGTCGTCTCACACGGGTACGGCGAGGTGTAG
- a CDS encoding DUF5799 family protein yields the protein MSRPQWMDRIVGERMATDREFAERVQNSGFSSQQWGLIMTAAEFEIEEPELPAKAELSADASKVPQIMPELDRIEKQMAAGGAIEGDDGSGGGGLLSSIKGALGLGGSDGDVDADRLAEAETLLDDYAAALQTRLEEGGRWVRICEMAAEETDQPPE from the coding sequence ATGAGCAGACCGCAGTGGATGGACCGGATCGTCGGCGAGCGGATGGCGACCGACCGAGAGTTCGCCGAACGGGTGCAGAACTCGGGGTTCTCCTCCCAGCAGTGGGGGCTGATCATGACCGCCGCCGAGTTCGAGATCGAGGAGCCGGAGCTGCCGGCGAAAGCAGAGCTCTCGGCCGACGCGAGCAAGGTGCCACAGATCATGCCCGAACTCGATCGGATCGAGAAGCAGATGGCCGCCGGCGGGGCGATCGAGGGTGACGACGGCAGCGGCGGCGGTGGACTGCTCTCGTCGATCAAGGGCGCGCTCGGCCTCGGCGGGAGCGACGGGGATGTCGACGCGGATCGCCTCGCGGAGGCGGAAACCCTCCTCGACGACTACGCGGCGGCGCTCCAGACACGACTCGAAGAGGGCGGGCGCTGGGTGCGGATCTGCGAGATGGCGGCCGAGGAGACCGATCAGCCGCCGGAGTGA
- a CDS encoding ornithine cyclodeaminase family protein, giving the protein MTDVRVLSEEEIDDLLSLPELLSVVEEAFLADGRGETVRPDRPHFPVGKGLRGEGPLGTGLTMPAYIHGRDHYATKLASVHPGNAERGLPTVNAQIALTDAETGQPVAYTAGTLVTNARTGCIGGVAARALCEGPIDLGVIGAGVQARWQSRAIAAGSTVRSIRIYSPSDSKNECAVDLDGELDAHVTAVDSPADAVSEADVVVTATTATEPVFPGAALSAGTVVIAVGAFSAEMREIDSETVDRAAAVIADVPEEVVETGDIRETGLRVEELIPLSDVLSAEWSREVGEIVLVESVGSAILDAAAAEHLFERAIAEEVGTIVGL; this is encoded by the coding sequence ATGACCGACGTTCGCGTCCTCTCGGAGGAGGAGATCGACGACCTGCTCTCGCTCCCGGAGCTGCTCTCGGTGGTCGAGGAGGCCTTTCTCGCCGACGGCCGGGGCGAGACCGTCAGACCCGACAGACCTCACTTCCCGGTCGGGAAGGGACTCCGGGGGGAGGGGCCGCTCGGAACGGGGCTGACGATGCCGGCGTACATCCACGGGAGAGACCACTACGCGACGAAGCTCGCGAGCGTCCACCCCGGAAACGCCGAGCGTGGACTCCCCACCGTGAACGCACAGATCGCGCTCACCGACGCCGAGACGGGCCAGCCGGTGGCGTACACGGCAGGGACGCTGGTGACGAACGCTCGGACGGGCTGTATCGGCGGGGTAGCGGCGCGCGCGCTCTGCGAGGGACCGATCGACCTCGGGGTGATCGGCGCGGGCGTGCAGGCGCGCTGGCAGAGCCGAGCGATCGCCGCCGGTTCGACGGTGCGTTCGATTCGGATCTACTCCCCGAGCGACTCGAAGAACGAGTGTGCTGTCGATCTGGACGGGGAACTAGACGCTCACGTGACGGCCGTCGACTCGCCCGCGGACGCGGTGAGCGAGGCGGACGTCGTCGTCACGGCGACCACGGCGACCGAACCCGTGTTCCCGGGTGCGGCGCTCTCGGCCGGAACGGTCGTGATCGCCGTCGGCGCGTTCTCCGCGGAGATGCGCGAGATCGATTCGGAGACCGTCGACCGGGCGGCGGCCGTGATCGCGGACGTGCCGGAGGAGGTCGTAGAGACGGGCGACATCAGGGAGACGGGGCTCCGTGTGGAGGAGCTCATCCCGCTCTCGGACGTGCTCTCCGCGGAGTGGAGCCGCGAGGTGGGGGAGATCGTCCTCGTCGAGAGCGTCGGGTCGGCGATCCTCGACGCGGCGGCTGCCGAACACCTCTTCGAGCGGGCGATCGCCGAGGAGGTCGGGACGATCGTCGGCCTCTGA
- the dhaL gene encoding dihydroxyacetone kinase subunit DhaL, translated as MDEATQAEAVREAVRACADRVEAEKGYLTDLDSAIGDADHGANMSRGFRAAVDRIEDADDDPAAVAKAVGMALLSEVGGAAGPLYGGSIVAASGELEGGITTETTVAFAEAYLEKVRERGKASVGDKTMVDALVPAVHTYKKSIEIDGLAPLEALGKSVDAAERGVAFTVPIRASRGRASYLGWRSVGHQDPGATSTLILLETLRSVATEHLDGEVEFDAEAEGKPAEDDEGGDEAEAVEVED; from the coding sequence ATGGACGAGGCGACGCAGGCCGAGGCGGTCCGCGAGGCGGTCCGAGCGTGTGCGGATCGGGTTGAGGCCGAGAAAGGGTATCTGACCGACCTCGACTCGGCGATCGGCGACGCGGACCACGGCGCGAACATGAGCCGCGGGTTCCGGGCGGCGGTCGACCGGATCGAGGACGCGGACGACGACCCTGCGGCGGTCGCGAAAGCCGTGGGGATGGCACTCTTATCGGAGGTCGGTGGGGCGGCGGGCCCGCTCTACGGCGGGTCGATCGTCGCCGCGAGCGGCGAACTAGAGGGGGGGATCACCACCGAGACGACCGTCGCGTTCGCGGAGGCCTACCTGGAGAAGGTTCGGGAGCGAGGAAAGGCCTCCGTGGGCGACAAGACGATGGTCGACGCGCTGGTTCCCGCGGTCCACACGTACAAGAAGTCGATCGAGATCGACGGGTTAGCACCGCTCGAGGCGCTCGGGAAGTCGGTCGACGCCGCCGAGCGGGGCGTCGCGTTCACCGTCCCGATCCGGGCGAGCCGGGGGCGGGCGTCGTACCTCGGCTGGCGCTCGGTCGGCCACCAGGACCCCGGCGCGACGAGTACGCTGATCCTGCTGGAGACGCTGCGCTCGGTCGCGACCGAGCACCTCGACGGCGAGGTCGAGTTCGACGCCGAGGCCGAGGGGAAGCCGGCGGAGGACGACGAGGGCGGAGACGAGGCGGAGGCGGTGGAGGTCGAGGACTGA
- a CDS encoding Lrp/AsnC family transcriptional regulator, whose amino-acid sequence MDASRKLLEALRENARTESENLARQLGMSQEEVEDGIATLEDEGIVRGYQAIVDWERTDQERAQAAVELNVTLDRETGYEEIAMRIARFPQVTDLRLVSGDFDFLMQVEADTVREISRFVSEKVAPVPEVTQTVTHFVMDTYKERGIELRDGHDDDRLSVSP is encoded by the coding sequence ATGGACGCGAGCCGCAAGCTACTCGAAGCCCTCCGCGAGAACGCCCGGACGGAGAGCGAAAACCTCGCCCGACAGCTCGGAATGAGCCAGGAAGAGGTAGAAGACGGGATCGCCACGCTCGAGGACGAGGGGATCGTGCGGGGCTACCAGGCGATCGTGGACTGGGAGCGGACGGACCAAGAGCGCGCGCAGGCGGCGGTCGAACTCAACGTCACGCTCGACCGCGAGACGGGGTACGAGGAGATCGCGATGCGGATCGCGCGGTTCCCGCAGGTCACGGACCTCCGGCTCGTCAGCGGCGACTTCGACTTCCTGATGCAGGTCGAAGCCGACACCGTCCGTGAGATCTCGCGGTTCGTCTCGGAGAAGGTCGCACCCGTCCCCGAGGTCACCCAGACTGTCACCCACTTCGTGATGGACACGTACAAGGAGCGAGGGATCGAGCTCCGCGACGGCCACGACGACGACCGGCTCTCGGTTTCGCCATGA